TATAGTTAAAATTTCAGTAAGAACGCTTGTTGAGCATGTGTTGCGCAGTGGCAGCATGGAAACTGGTTTTCGAACGGCTGCGTCGCTGACAGAGGGAACAAAAGCACATCAGAAAATCCAAAAAACGTACAAAGAAACAGATCAAAAGGAAGTGTATGTCAAAACGGAAATACCATATGAAGACTTGACTTTTGTTGTGGATGGACGTTGTGATGGTCTGCTTTTTGATGAAAATGGACGGGTTATGGTGGATGAAATTAAGTCGACAAGAAACCCGATTGAGTGGATTTCAGAAGATACGTACCCAGTTCATTGGGCACAGGTGATCTTTTATGCCTTTATCTATGCCAAAGACCACGATTTATCAGAAATCACGATACAGCTGACATATGTTCAGATAAATTCCGAGCAACAGGTTAAATTCAATCGGAAAATGAATTTTCAGGAGCTGGAGATGTATGTGAACGATATCGTTGGTCAATATGCAGCATATGCCAGGATGAAGATTCTGCATATCGCGCGACGTGATGCTAGTGCGAGGGAGCTTCTGTTTCCATTTGAAAATTACCGGAAAGGTCAGCGCAAACTTGCTGGTTCTGTCTATAAAACGATTTTCGATAAGAAAGATATTTTCGCTTCAGCCTCTACAGGTATTGGCAAAACAGTTTCAACGATATTTCCGGCAGTAAAAGCGATTGGAGAAGGGCATTTGCATCGGATGTTTTATCTTACTGCAAAAACGATTACAAGAACTGCTGCAGAAGAAGCGTTTCGTTTGCTGAGCGAAAAAGGCTTAGAGCTAAAGGTAGTAACCATTACAGCGAAGGATAAGGTTTGTTTCCAAGAGGAAGTAAAGTGCTCAAAGGAGCATTGTATTTTCGCAGAGGGATTTTATGATCGAATTAATGGAGCGGTTTTAGATATCTACACGAATGAATCATTAATGAGTCGGCAAGTAATTGAAAACTATGCAAGAAAACATCGTGTTTGTCCTTTCGAATTTTCACTGGAGCTTGCATATATAGCTGATGCTGTTATTTGCGATTACAATTATATCTTTGATCCCAGAGTGTCATTGAAGCGTCTTTTTGAGGAGCAGAAGAAAGAGACTGTTTTATTGATTGATGAAGCACATAATTTAGTTGACCGGGCAAGAGAAATGTATTCTGCTGATCTGTATAAATCAGCATTTCTGCAACTCAGTCGTACATTTAAAAACCGTAATGATAGCTTAGTGAAATCAGCTAAAGCAATTAATCATCATTTACTGACATTAAAAAAACAAGGAGAGTTAATTTTCAAAGATCTGGATGACGAGCTCATCTCGCTTGCAGAATCTTTTATCATACATGCAGAGACTGAATTAGTGCAGGATGTGGATACAGATCCGCTGTTGCTGGATACTTATTTTGCAACACAAACCTTTGTTAAAATAGCAAAATTTTATGATGAACGATTTGTGACTTATATGGAGATTCTGAAAAACGATGTGCGCTTGAAGCTGTTTTGTCTTGACCCATCTTATCTTATTAACAAAATGGGGAAAGGTTACCGTTCAAAGGTTTTCTTTTCAGCTACATTAACACCTGCTGATTATTATAAAAATCTGTTGGGCGGGACTGGAAAAGATTATGTAACAGCAGTTCCATCTCCATTTGATCGTGAAAAAGCTGAGGTGCTTATTCTGCCATTGTCGACAAGATATCGTGATCGTGAGCGGACAATGACACCAATTGTCCGTTTTGTGAAAGAGCTTATTGAAAAGCAGCCTGGGAATTTCCTTATTTTCTTTCCATCCTATCATTATATGGAAGGTGTACATGATGCTTTCCTGGAGCATGTACCATATATGAAGACGATTGTGCAAACTGGGGGCATGACTGAGTCGGACAGAGAAGAATTTTTAGCAGCCTTTAAGGCGGGAGAAGAAGAGCAGCTTATTGGATTTGCGGTATTAGGTGGTATTTTTTCTGAAGGAGTTGATTTAAAAGGAGAGCGTCTTCAAGGTGTAATTATTGTTGGTGTGGGACTGCCGCAAATTGGATTGGAAAGAGATATTATCAAGGAATATTTCAACTCCACTGGACGAAACGGGTATGATTACGCCTATGTTTTTCCTGGGATGAATAAGGTGCTGCAAGCAGGTGGCAGATTAATCCGATCAGAAACAGACCAAGGAACAATTGCTTTAATTGATGATCGATTTTTGCAAAGAAAGTATCAATCACTTCTTCCATTTGAATGGCAGCATTTCAAAATCAAAAGGTAATGCTGGATGTTTAAGATTGGTCAAAAAAGGAACACTACTTATAGCAGTCGATAATAAAGGAGTGAATACTTGTGAGTCAATCAGAGATTAAAACAAATGTCGAGAGAATCCTTCAGGAGAGCCACACAGGTACGATGGCAACGGTGAAGAATGATAAACCGCATTCTAGGTATATGACATTTTTTCATGAAGGTTTGAAACTTTACACACCGACGCACAAAGATGCCGATAAAACAGAGGAAATTGAAAAAAACCCATATACCCATGTATTGATTGGGTATGAAGGCGATGGATTTGGTGACGAGTATGTCGAATATCAGGGGAAAGTATCTTTAAACGATATGGATGACTTGAAAAAGAAATTTTGGAACGACGATATGAAACTATATTTCGACGGTCCGGATGATCCAAACTATGCAATCCTGGAAATTGAACCGATTGGAATTCGGTTAATGAATAAAAAGGGTGAACCAGCTAAAGAGTTAGATATTTAAAAAGGCTGACAATATTATTGTCAGCCTTCTTCATTAATCTGGGTTTTAATACGGTGGATGTTCGACAAGCCGAATCTCCTCAAGACCGCGGTACAGTCCGTACGTCGCTAACCGGACGCTTCCGCTTTTGTTTTTCTACCATCCAGGAACAACTGATCCTTGGAAAGTTTCATCAACAAATTGTTTTACTTCATCAGATTGGTAAATATCGATAAACTTTTGTACAGCTTCGTCATCTTTGTTTTCTTCACGAACCGCAATTAAGTTTACAAATGTGGAGTCCTGTTCGATAAAGATTGAGTCTTTACCTGGTATAAGACCTGCATCCATCGCAAAGTTTGAGTTAATTGCAGCCGCATCAACTTCACCTAGCTGCCGAGGAATTTGCGCAGGATCAAGCTCGATGAATTCATAGTTGTTTGGGTTCTCAGCAATGTCATTTACCGTTGCATTTACGCCAAGTCCCTCCTCTATTTTGATTAAACCTGCTTGTTCAAACAATAGTAATGCACGTCCACTGTTTGTCGGGTCACTTGGAAGACCGATTTTGGCGCCGTCTTCTAAATCTGCTACATCTGTTACAGCTTCTGAGTAAATTCCCATTGGAAATGTAACGGTATCTGCAACTTTAATTAACTCCAATCCGCGTTCTTCATTCATATGGTCGAAAAATGGCTCGGTTTGGAAACTGTTTATATCAAGCTCGCCTTCAGATAAACTGACATTTGGCATTACATAATCGCTGAAAGAAACCAATTCAATTGCTAGGCCATCCTCTTCAGCAAGTTCTGCTACCTTTTCTAAAATTTGTTCATGTGGGCCTGATGTTACACCAACAGTTAATTTTCCATCTTCTAATAATCCTTCTGCTTCATCTGAACCACCACCGCATGCAGCAAGTACTGCCATCATGCATGCAAGTATTCCTGTGAGTAGTAATTTTTTCATTATGTATCCCTCTTTCTAAAGTTGATTAGTTAGTTGTTGGAGTTGCTAGACTTTCTACCTTAAGAACAGCATTTAATAATGTGTCTTCTGTAATTTCCTGCTCCATTAAATGAATCGATTCCTGAGGCAGTAATGTCTTCTTAACAATACGTTGTAATAGCTCCTCGTTCCTAGCGTCAATGGATAAATGCTTTAATGATGCTGGAAGCTTCCATTCATCATAAAATGCTAATAGTCTTTTAAGCTCGTCATCCTTTTCTTCTAAAGCCAATTGGACTAAAATGCCATAGGATACGACTTCTCCATGTAAAAATTGCTTGATGCTTTTAGCCTCAGTTAACCCATTATGGACGGAATGCGCACCGGCAATTCTCCCTGCCTTTTCCCCGAATCCTCCAACCATGCCACCAGTCATAATAATTGTTTCAATAACACGTATAAGTGCATCTGATACCTTTTTATTGGATACCGATTCCAGTGCTTCTTTTCCATCCTTTAATAAGATATCTTTGCACAAAGCTGCGGAGAATTGAGATATCTGAAGCCAGACAGGCAGCTCTTTATCGTTGTAAAAGGCTCGAACTAAGGCATCTGCCTCATAATATTTAGCAAGTGTATCCCCAATTCCTGCTTTTAAGTATTCAGGCGGAGCCTGTGCAATAATAGCTGGCTCAATCAGTACAAGTGTATTTGCTACTGGGAATTCGGTATAGTGTGAATGGGTGCCGTCTGCTTGATAAAATACACTTAAAGGTGTCCAAGCTGCACAGGTAGCTGCAATTGTCGGAATAAGCACGGATTTAATTCCGGATTTTACAGCAGAAGCTTTAGCGAGATCAAGCGCTGTACCCCCGCCAATACCGATTACTACTTCAATTCCATTTTCCTGAAATGAAGTTGCGAACTGTTCCACAGCTTCCAGCGTACAATGCCCATCCACAAACGTGATATTTGAACAATCAAGCTCTTCTGGTAAAAAGGGAGAGGCAGCATTCCATGCTTTCCTGCCGCTTAGAATATGTATTTTCGTTACGTCTAACTCTGAAAGAAGTTCATTTAATTCCTTTAAAATCCCTTCTCCAATTCGATAGTGTCCTGGTGCCCCTTTAACAATTGCTGTTGTCATCTGTGCATCTCCTTACCGTATTTCGAAAAAATAAAAATGCCTCTCAATGAAGAGAGGCATGGATATACTTGGCAAGTAACCATCCTCTTATTTTCCAAAATACATATTGTATTTTGCAGGAATTAGCACCTATTCGCAGTAAATTTAACTAGAATGGTTGCCGGGCTTCGTCGGGCCAGTCCCTCCACCGCTCTTCATAAGAGTTTTTATGAATTAATTTATTTCATATATCTTATAATTTATTGGTTGAAAAGTCAATTGATTTTATTTATTCCTACTACATCTAACTTTTCTTTTACTGGACAATGATAAATGCATCGATACCAGTGTTTCGTACAACCTGTAAATGATTTTCTGCGTTTTTCCTGCTTTTAAATGCGCCAGCCTGAACACGATACCAATTCTCATCTGAAATTGTAACCTGTTCAACAAAAGCTTGAATGCTTTTGGAACTTAGAAAAGATACGCGTTTTCCTGCATTTTCTTTTGATTTGAAGGAACCAGCGATAACCTTATATAACTGTCCAGTGCCGTTTTTTTCTTGTAGGCTAAATGCTTGCGCCAATCCATTGACATGGCCTTCTGCAACACGTTGCTTCCATGCATCCTGCTTCATTAATGCGGCATTTCCACTATGATCGATAAAACCATTCTCCGTAAGCATTGCTGGCATGGATGATTCACGTAATACGTGGAAATTGGCTTTCTTTTTGCCGCGATTCCGCAATCCGTTAAGCTTAATAATTTCCGCATGCAGAATATCGCGATATCTTGCAGTTTGTGAATTGTCCGAAAGTGTACTATGAATAAAATCTTCATAACCATCAGAAGAGCTGTTAAACGCATTGCAATGAATGGATAGAAAATAATCAGCATCCCATGCATTTGCCTCGTTTGTCCGCTGAGCAAGGCTTTTTGCCGTATCCTCAGTACGACTCATACGAACAGTGACATTATCGTAGTTGCCAAGTAGCAGATCTCTTATTCGTAATGCAATATCTAATACAACGTCTTTTTCCTGCAATCCATTTCCGGTTGCTCCAGTGTCTGTTCCACCATGACCAGGGTCTAAATAAAGTTTCATTACAATCTCCTCCTACTATTAACTTATGGTTAATAAGAAAAACAGAATTGTACAAACAACACTGTCTTAAACAAAATCCATTATTGTCACCTTTATCGTCCTCATCGTTTATCTTTCATCTTTACAATCGAAATGAAAGTGAAGTTTGGGGTATATCATTAAAAAGAAAGCTGCTGGTTGGAAATAAATGATAGAGAGGAGAATATGGTGTTGTACGGTTATCATGAATAAATATACTTTTTCAGCTAAAACTATAGGAGTATAGTAGGAGGAGGCAGAATAATGAGTAATAACGAGAAGAAACACAACAATCAATTTAGGGAAACAGAAAACTCGGGTGAGCATCGCAATGGACGCAAGAGTCCGTATAAGAACAGCAACTCCAAGGGTGGAGGAGCTCCAAATGAATATGTGACAGGAAAAGAGTAGAGCAAATGCGGATCAGTTATTGGATCCGCATTTTTAAATATATGATGCTTTACAATCAGACCGGCGGCAATTCAAAATATATAAGTTAATTAAGACTAAGCTGCAGCATATGTCTATTCTAAGTACTCTGTTGCGACAAAATCTTCAAATTTACATAACCTTTACATTCGACACATACTTACTTAACATTCAAACCTTATACTAGCAACTGAGGGCAAAAAGCCTCACAAAAATAAAGCATTCAATCAGGGGAGGACAATTTTACTATGAAGTTCAAAAAGTACCTAATGTTTCTACTTGTTGCAGCATTAGCGGTTGTGCTTGTTGCTTGTGGAGGAGAGACAGATGAGGACAACTCAGGAGAAACAGAAGAATCAAACAACTCTTCAGGAGAGACAGAAGGATCTGACGAAGCAGCTGAATTAGAAGGCAGCGTAGTAATCGATGGTTCTGGAACTGTTTATCCGTTAATGTCTAGACTTGCTGAAGAATATATGGTTAATGAGCAACAAGGAGTTTCTGTTGAAGTTAGCCGTGCTGGAACAAGTGCTGGATTCGAGAAATTTTTACAAGAAAATGGAACAGATTTTAACGATGCTTCTCGCCTAATTAAAGAAGAAGAGCAAGCAAAAGCTGAAGAACTTGGATTCGAGCCATTTGAAATGAAACTAGCTTTAGATGGTTTAACAATTGTTGTACACCCAGATAATGATTTTGCAACTGAATTAACAGCTGAGGAAGTACAAGGTATTTTCCTTGGAGAATATACAAACTGGTCTGACATCAACTCAGATTGGCCTGATGAAAAAATAAATACTTATGGACCAAACGAAAACCATGGAACATATGAATTCTTCTATGAAAACATATTAGAAGAACAAGATTTAGTAAGTGATATTAACCTTCAACAAGATTATTCAACTTTAGTAACATTAGTTTCTGAAGATAAAAATGCAATTGGATTCTTTGGATTTGGATATTATGACAGTAACCAAGATAGCTTACAAGCAGTGGGAATCGACTTTGGTGAAGGTGCAGTTCTGCCATCTCTTGATACAATTGGTGAGACAGGCCCATATGCTGACTACACACGTCCAGTATTTACGTACTTAAATCCAAGTCTTGCTCAGGAAAAACCACAAGTAATGGATTATGCACGTTATGTATTGGAAAACACAAATGATTTCGCTGGTGAAACAGGATTCGCTCCACTTCCAGAAGATGAGATCCAATCACAATTAGAAGCTTTAGAAGCGCTGAAATAAAAAACGTAATAGGGACGCTATTTAAGCAAAACACCTATATTAAAAATTCGACATATGACTCTAAATAAGATGAGGGCAGAATCAAGCTCTCATCTTATTGTGAGCTATAAGCGCTGGAAGGAGTGCACAAGGTAATGCCGACAAACAGCGGTAATCATAAACAGAACGCTGTAAATGTTAGAGAAATGATTGAAGAAAAGAGAAATTCGAGAAATATCTCTAATATAACAGAAAAACTAATTCCAACGATTCTATTTATTATAGCCAGTATCTCAGTTCTAACTACGATTGGAATTATTTATACACTATTATCCGAAGCAATTGAATTCTTTAAAATTGTTCCAATATGGGAATTTTTTACTGGAACTGTGCTCAAGCCAATGAGTCAGAACCCTGAATTCGGTGTGCTGCCACTTATCAATGGGACAATTATTTCATCGTTAATTGCAATGCTTGTTGCTGGTCCGATTGGTATTATGTCAGCAGTTTATTTAAGTGAGTATGCAACAGATAAAGTACGCAAAGTATTAAAGCCATTACTGGAAGTACTTGCTGGTATTCCAACTATCGTATACGGTTTTTTTGCATTTACCTTTGTAACACCAATTATTCGTTCGATTTTCCCCGAAGTAGAAGCAACAAATATCCTCAGTCCAGGAATTGTGATGGGGGTTATGATTATACCAATGATTGCATCCTTATCAGAAGATGCAATGACTTCTGTCCCTAATGCGATGCGTGAAGGTTCTTTAGCAATGGGGGCTACGAAGCTTGAAACGACATTTAAAGTAGTAATTCCGGCTGCATTTTCTGGAATTATTGCATCCTTTGTGCTTGGAATATCACGTGCAATTGGTGAAACGATGATTGTAACTATTGCTAGTGGTAGCTCCAAAAACTTTACTTTCGACATTACTCAATCTATGCAGACAATGACTGCATATATTGTTGAAGTTTCTGGCGGTGAAGCGGCTGCTGGAACAACTATATATTACAGCTTATATGCTGTTGCATTAACGCTATTTGTTTTTACACTTATTATGAATCTACTTGCAAGATATGTCTCTCGTAAGTTTAGGGAGGAATATTAAGAATGAACCAAGTAAATGCAACGAAAATGGAAAAAAGAATGCATGCACGTATTCGAAAGAATAATATTTTAAAAGTAGTATTCTTACTTGCGACATTATTTGGTCTTGCCGTGTTAGCTGTTTTACTCGTGCGAGTCATCACACAAGGTGCCGCATGGCTGGATTGGGATTTTATCACTGGAAGATTATCAACAAGTGCCGATCGTGCGGGAATTATGGGTGCCCTTCTTGGAACGGTGTGGTTAATGGTTGTTGTCATACCAGTTACATTAATTATTGGTGTTGGCTCGGCAATCTATCTAGAGCTCTATGCGAAAAAAGGAAAGCTTCAGTCATTTATTCAGACGAATATATCTAACTTAGCTGGGGTACCGTCTATTGTGTATGGTCTCTTAGGACTAACTATATTCTCAAGAGTGATGGGCTTAGGAAATGCAGTGTTAGCCGGTGGACTCACGTTATCTTTGCTTGTATTACCAATTTTGATTGTTTCTTCGCAAGAGGCAATTCGTGCAGTGCCAAAGTATTTGGCGGAGGCATCATATGGAATGGGGGCGACAAAATGGCAAACAATTAAAAATGTTGTATTGCCTGCCTCTTTACCAAGTATTCTTACAGGTGCAATCCTGTCATTATCCCGTGCAATTGGAGAGACAGCACCATTAACAGTTTTGGGGATTCCTGCATTGCTTATTCCATTCCCTGAAGGGTTATTTGACACATTTACAGCATTACCAATGCAAATTTACTATTGGACACTTGACTCTTCATTGGTTAAGGAATATGCCTATTTAGCTGCAGCGACCATTATCGTTTTATTAGTATTGTTGTTTTTATTAAACTCGGTAGCTATTTTTATTCGAAATAAGTTCCAACAGCGATATTAACGGTCATTTATCTAACGTGACATGCAAAGCCTAGATTTAAAGGAGTTGAAAATGATGAGTCTATCATCAGTTAAAAATAAAAGACCGGTTAAGATTAATCCGGAAACAGGTGCTGCTCAAGAGCCTGAATCCGTCGGTAAAGTAGTTTACGACACAAAGGAATTAAACCTTTGGTATACAGATACACACGCATTAAAAGATGTAAATTTGTCTTTCCGTGAAAAGGAAGTAACAGCGATTATTGGACCATCTGGCTGTGGAAAATCAACCTACATTAAAACGTTAAATCGGATGGTTGAGCTTGTTCCGGGTGTACGGACAACTGGGGAGATTACGTATAAAGGCAAAAATATCCTAGATCGTTCATTTAAAGTAGAAGATTTGAGAACAAAGGTAGGCATGGTGTTCCAAAAGCCCAATCCTTTCCCGAAATCAATCTATGAAAATATTGTATACGGACCAAAGATTCATGGAATTCGCAATAAAAAAGTGCTCGATGAAATTGTCGAGCGCAGTCTTCGCGGAGCATATATTTGGGACGAGGTAAAAGATCGCCTCAATGAAAATGCATATGGGCTATCAGGTGGACAGCAGCAGCGTTTATGTATCGCGCGCTGCTTGGCAATCGAACCCGAGGTAATCTTAATGGACGAGCCAACATCTGCACTTGATCCGAAATCAACACTGCGAATTGAAGAATTGGTGCAAGAGCTTAAGAAAGAATACTCAATTATTATTGTTACCCATAATATGCAGCAAGCAGCACGTATCTCAGACAAAACAGCATTCTTCCTAAACGGAGAAGTTATTGAATTTGATGAAACAAATACAATTTTCACGAATCCGTCTGATAGCAGAACGGAAGACTATATCTCCGGCAGATTTGGATAAGCTGTTTTGGTTCTGCGCTTCGGTTGATTACTGTATTTAAAATTAAAAAAGTCTCCTAATTGTTCGAAGTATCAGTGGTTAGCCCTAAAAGTTAAAGTTTTTATTATGCAGCTGATTGGCTGGATT
This region of Oceanobacillus sp. FSL K6-2867 genomic DNA includes:
- a CDS encoding ATP-dependent DNA helicase translates to MVDIVKISVRTLVEHVLRSGSMETGFRTAASLTEGTKAHQKIQKTYKETDQKEVYVKTEIPYEDLTFVVDGRCDGLLFDENGRVMVDEIKSTRNPIEWISEDTYPVHWAQVIFYAFIYAKDHDLSEITIQLTYVQINSEQQVKFNRKMNFQELEMYVNDIVGQYAAYARMKILHIARRDASARELLFPFENYRKGQRKLAGSVYKTIFDKKDIFASASTGIGKTVSTIFPAVKAIGEGHLHRMFYLTAKTITRTAAEEAFRLLSEKGLELKVVTITAKDKVCFQEEVKCSKEHCIFAEGFYDRINGAVLDIYTNESLMSRQVIENYARKHRVCPFEFSLELAYIADAVICDYNYIFDPRVSLKRLFEEQKKETVLLIDEAHNLVDRAREMYSADLYKSAFLQLSRTFKNRNDSLVKSAKAINHHLLTLKKQGELIFKDLDDELISLAESFIIHAETELVQDVDTDPLLLDTYFATQTFVKIAKFYDERFVTYMEILKNDVRLKLFCLDPSYLINKMGKGYRSKVFFSATLTPADYYKNLLGGTGKDYVTAVPSPFDREKAEVLILPLSTRYRDRERTMTPIVRFVKELIEKQPGNFLIFFPSYHYMEGVHDAFLEHVPYMKTIVQTGGMTESDREEFLAAFKAGEEEQLIGFAVLGGIFSEGVDLKGERLQGVIIVGVGLPQIGLERDIIKEYFNSTGRNGYDYAYVFPGMNKVLQAGGRLIRSETDQGTIALIDDRFLQRKYQSLLPFEWQHFKIKR
- the pstC gene encoding phosphate ABC transporter permease subunit PstC; this encodes MPTNSGNHKQNAVNVREMIEEKRNSRNISNITEKLIPTILFIIASISVLTTIGIIYTLLSEAIEFFKIVPIWEFFTGTVLKPMSQNPEFGVLPLINGTIISSLIAMLVAGPIGIMSAVYLSEYATDKVRKVLKPLLEVLAGIPTIVYGFFAFTFVTPIIRSIFPEVEATNILSPGIVMGVMIIPMIASLSEDAMTSVPNAMREGSLAMGATKLETTFKVVIPAAFSGIIASFVLGISRAIGETMIVTIASGSSKNFTFDITQSMQTMTAYIVEVSGGEAAAGTTIYYSLYAVALTLFVFTLIMNLLARYVSRKFREEY
- the pstA gene encoding phosphate ABC transporter permease PstA, which produces MNQVNATKMEKRMHARIRKNNILKVVFLLATLFGLAVLAVLLVRVITQGAAWLDWDFITGRLSTSADRAGIMGALLGTVWLMVVVIPVTLIIGVGSAIYLELYAKKGKLQSFIQTNISNLAGVPSIVYGLLGLTIFSRVMGLGNAVLAGGLTLSLLVLPILIVSSQEAIRAVPKYLAEASYGMGATKWQTIKNVVLPASLPSILTGAILSLSRAIGETAPLTVLGIPALLIPFPEGLFDTFTALPMQIYYWTLDSSLVKEYAYLAAATIIVLLVLLFLLNSVAIFIRNKFQQRY
- a CDS encoding MetQ/NlpA family ABC transporter substrate-binding protein, which produces MKKLLLTGILACMMAVLAACGGGSDEAEGLLEDGKLTVGVTSGPHEQILEKVAELAEEDGLAIELVSFSDYVMPNVSLSEGELDINSFQTEPFFDHMNEERGLELIKVADTVTFPMGIYSEAVTDVADLEDGAKIGLPSDPTNSGRALLLFEQAGLIKIEEGLGVNATVNDIAENPNNYEFIELDPAQIPRQLGEVDAAAINSNFAMDAGLIPGKDSIFIEQDSTFVNLIAVREENKDDEAVQKFIDIYQSDEVKQFVDETFQGSVVPGW
- the pstB gene encoding phosphate ABC transporter ATP-binding protein PstB, producing MSLSSVKNKRPVKINPETGAAQEPESVGKVVYDTKELNLWYTDTHALKDVNLSFREKEVTAIIGPSGCGKSTYIKTLNRMVELVPGVRTTGEITYKGKNILDRSFKVEDLRTKVGMVFQKPNPFPKSIYENIVYGPKIHGIRNKKVLDEIVERSLRGAYIWDEVKDRLNENAYGLSGGQQQRLCIARCLAIEPEVILMDEPTSALDPKSTLRIEELVQELKKEYSIIIVTHNMQQAARISDKTAFFLNGEVIEFDETNTIFTNPSDSRTEDYISGRFG
- a CDS encoding iron-containing alcohol dehydrogenase family protein, encoding MTTAIVKGAPGHYRIGEGILKELNELLSELDVTKIHILSGRKAWNAASPFLPEELDCSNITFVDGHCTLEAVEQFATSFQENGIEVVIGIGGGTALDLAKASAVKSGIKSVLIPTIAATCAAWTPLSVFYQADGTHSHYTEFPVANTLVLIEPAIIAQAPPEYLKAGIGDTLAKYYEADALVRAFYNDKELPVWLQISQFSAALCKDILLKDGKEALESVSNKKVSDALIRVIETIIMTGGMVGGFGEKAGRIAGAHSVHNGLTEAKSIKQFLHGEVVSYGILVQLALEEKDDELKRLLAFYDEWKLPASLKHLSIDARNEELLQRIVKKTLLPQESIHLMEQEITEDTLLNAVLKVESLATPTTN
- a CDS encoding N-acetylmuramoyl-L-alanine amidase; translation: MKLYLDPGHGGTDTGATGNGLQEKDVVLDIALRIRDLLLGNYDNVTVRMSRTEDTAKSLAQRTNEANAWDADYFLSIHCNAFNSSSDGYEDFIHSTLSDNSQTARYRDILHAEIIKLNGLRNRGKKKANFHVLRESSMPAMLTENGFIDHSGNAALMKQDAWKQRVAEGHVNGLAQAFSLQEKNGTGQLYKVIAGSFKSKENAGKRVSFLSSKSIQAFVEQVTISDENWYRVQAGAFKSRKNAENHLQVVRNTGIDAFIIVQ
- a CDS encoding PstS family phosphate ABC transporter substrate-binding protein, translated to MKFKKYLMFLLVAALAVVLVACGGETDEDNSGETEESNNSSGETEGSDEAAELEGSVVIDGSGTVYPLMSRLAEEYMVNEQQGVSVEVSRAGTSAGFEKFLQENGTDFNDASRLIKEEEQAKAEELGFEPFEMKLALDGLTIVVHPDNDFATELTAEEVQGIFLGEYTNWSDINSDWPDEKINTYGPNENHGTYEFFYENILEEQDLVSDINLQQDYSTLVTLVSEDKNAIGFFGFGYYDSNQDSLQAVGIDFGEGAVLPSLDTIGETGPYADYTRPVFTYLNPSLAQEKPQVMDYARYVLENTNDFAGETGFAPLPEDEIQSQLEALEALK
- a CDS encoding pyridoxamine 5'-phosphate oxidase family protein is translated as MSQSEIKTNVERILQESHTGTMATVKNDKPHSRYMTFFHEGLKLYTPTHKDADKTEEIEKNPYTHVLIGYEGDGFGDEYVEYQGKVSLNDMDDLKKKFWNDDMKLYFDGPDDPNYAILEIEPIGIRLMNKKGEPAKELDI